From Rhizobium sp. NZLR1, a single genomic window includes:
- a CDS encoding ribonuclease D — protein sequence MAATIRYHQGDISAADAARYTGAIAIDTETLGLVPRRDRLCVVQLSPGNGTADVIRIAAGQKEAPNLVALLEDPTHQKIFHYGRFDIAVLFHTFGVTTTPVFCTKIASRLIRTYTDRHGLKDNLKEMLDVDVSKAQQSSDWAAEPLSQAQLEYAASDVLYLHALRDKLTERLLRDGRFDHATACFAFLPTRAKLDLLGWEEADIFAHS from the coding sequence ATGGCTGCGACCATACGTTATCACCAAGGCGATATTTCCGCGGCCGATGCCGCCCGTTACACCGGCGCAATCGCCATCGACACCGAAACGCTCGGCTTAGTGCCGCGCCGGGATCGGCTCTGCGTCGTCCAGCTTTCGCCGGGTAACGGCACCGCCGACGTCATCCGTATCGCCGCCGGCCAGAAAGAGGCCCCCAATCTCGTCGCCCTGCTCGAAGATCCCACCCATCAGAAGATCTTTCATTACGGCCGCTTCGATATTGCCGTGCTCTTCCATACTTTCGGCGTCACGACGACGCCGGTGTTCTGCACCAAGATCGCCTCGCGCCTGATCCGGACCTATACCGATCGCCACGGGCTCAAGGATAATCTCAAGGAGATGCTCGACGTTGATGTCTCCAAGGCGCAGCAATCTTCCGATTGGGCGGCCGAGCCGCTATCTCAAGCCCAGCTCGAATATGCCGCGTCCGATGTGCTCTATCTGCACGCGTTGCGCGACAAGCTGACGGAACGCCTGCTTCGCGACGGCCGGTTCGACCATGCGACGGCCTGCTTTGCATTCCTGCCGACCCGCGCCAAGCTCGACCTGCTCGGCTGGGAAGAGGCCGATATCTTCGCCCACAGCTGA
- a CDS encoding 4-aminobutyrate--2-oxoglutarate transaminase has product MNATSLTDRKNAAISRGVGMTTQIYADRAENAEIWDKEGRRYIDFAAGIAVLNTGHRHPRVIAAVKDQLDRFTHTCHQVVPYESYVHLAERLNVLVPGDFEKKTIFVTTGAEAVENAVKIARAATGRSAVIAFGGGFHGRTFMGMALTGKVVPYKVGFGAMPGDVFHIPFPVELHGVTADQSLTALKKLFAADVDPQRVAAIIIEPVQGEGGFYSAPAAFMKALRELCDQHGILLIADEVQTGFARTGRMFAMDHHEVAPDLTTMAKSLAGGFPLAAVTGRAEIMDAPGPGGLGGTYGGNPLGIAAAHAVLDVIKDEDLCGRANQLGGRLKQRLESLRETVPEIVDIRGPGFMNAVEFNDRTTGLPSAEFANRVRLIALDKGLILLTCGVHGNVIRFLAPITIQDEVFGEALDILEASMLEASSTK; this is encoded by the coding sequence ATGAACGCGACAAGCCTTACCGACCGGAAGAACGCCGCCATCTCCCGCGGCGTCGGCATGACGACCCAGATTTATGCCGATCGCGCAGAAAATGCCGAGATATGGGACAAGGAAGGCCGCCGCTACATCGATTTCGCCGCCGGCATCGCCGTTCTCAACACCGGCCACCGCCATCCGCGGGTGATCGCCGCGGTCAAGGATCAGCTCGACCGTTTCACCCATACCTGCCATCAGGTGGTGCCCTACGAAAGCTACGTGCACCTCGCCGAACGGCTGAACGTGCTCGTGCCTGGTGATTTCGAGAAGAAGACGATTTTTGTTACGACGGGTGCCGAAGCGGTCGAGAACGCCGTCAAGATCGCGCGTGCCGCCACCGGCCGCTCGGCCGTCATCGCATTCGGCGGCGGCTTCCATGGCCGCACTTTCATGGGTATGGCGCTGACCGGCAAAGTCGTGCCCTACAAGGTGGGCTTCGGCGCAATGCCCGGCGATGTGTTCCATATTCCTTTCCCGGTCGAGCTGCACGGCGTCACCGCCGATCAGTCGCTCACAGCCCTGAAGAAGCTTTTCGCCGCCGATGTTGATCCGCAGCGCGTCGCCGCCATCATCATCGAGCCGGTGCAGGGCGAAGGCGGTTTCTACTCCGCACCCGCCGCCTTCATGAAGGCGTTGCGCGAACTCTGCGACCAGCACGGCATCCTCTTGATCGCTGACGAGGTGCAGACCGGTTTTGCCCGCACCGGCAGGATGTTCGCAATGGATCATCACGAGGTGGCGCCGGACCTGACGACGATGGCAAAGAGCCTTGCTGGCGGCTTTCCGCTCGCCGCCGTCACCGGCCGCGCTGAAATCATGGATGCGCCGGGACCGGGCGGGCTCGGCGGCACCTATGGCGGCAATCCGCTCGGGATCGCTGCCGCCCACGCCGTGCTTGACGTCATCAAGGACGAAGATCTCTGCGGCCGCGCCAACCAGCTTGGCGGACGGCTGAAGCAGCGGCTGGAATCGCTGCGCGAGACGGTGCCCGAGATCGTCGATATCCGCGGACCGGGCTTCATGAACGCCGTCGAATTCAACGACCGGACGACGGGATTGCCAAGTGCGGAATTCGCCAATCGGGTGCGGCTGATCGCGCTCGACAAGGGCCTGATCCTGCTCACCTGCGGCGTCCATGGCAACGTCATCCGTTTCCTCGCGCCGATCACCATCCAGGATGAGGTTTTCGGCGAGGCGCTCGACATTCTCGAGGCCTCGATGCTCGAAGCGAGTTCGACCAAGTGA
- a CDS encoding MerR family transcriptional regulator gives MNDSGPVRYKVAEAARLAGVSASTLRLWESQGLLVPGRSETGHRQYSADDVARLKRISWFRVERGLNPAAIREALEGEELPADGAEASQGAGLGRKLRSLRHAAGKTLDQVAGDIGITASTLSTLERTSQGVSFKTLHDLAEYYGTTVSRLSGEESEEGSAVVRAGAWRTWPETTPGVAVQLLAEGRRMMDCHRFVLAPGAASEGAYRHEGEEFMHVLAGRLELVLDSDQFFDLGPGDSLYFESRRYHSWRNRHDGETVLLWINTPPTF, from the coding sequence ATGAACGATAGCGGACCTGTGCGCTACAAGGTGGCGGAGGCCGCAAGGCTGGCGGGCGTTTCGGCCTCGACGCTGCGCCTCTGGGAAAGCCAGGGCCTTTTGGTTCCTGGCCGTTCGGAAACCGGCCATCGGCAATACAGCGCCGACGATGTGGCGCGGTTGAAGCGCATCTCTTGGTTTCGTGTCGAGCGTGGCCTCAATCCCGCGGCAATCCGTGAGGCGTTGGAAGGGGAGGAGCTTCCGGCCGATGGTGCGGAGGCAAGCCAGGGCGCGGGCCTCGGCCGCAAGCTGCGCAGCCTGCGCCATGCCGCCGGCAAGACGCTCGATCAGGTGGCTGGCGACATCGGCATCACCGCTTCGACGCTCTCGACGCTGGAGCGCACTTCGCAGGGCGTGAGCTTCAAGACCCTACATGACCTCGCCGAGTATTATGGCACCACCGTCTCGCGCCTTTCAGGCGAGGAAAGCGAGGAGGGATCGGCTGTGGTGCGTGCCGGGGCGTGGCGCACCTGGCCTGAAACAACGCCTGGAGTCGCGGTGCAGTTGCTCGCCGAAGGCCGCAGGATGATGGATTGTCATCGTTTCGTGCTGGCGCCGGGGGCGGCCAGCGAGGGCGCCTATCGTCACGAGGGCGAGGAATTCATGCATGTCCTGGCCGGCCGGCTCGAGCTGGTGCTCGACAGCGATCAGTTTTTCGATCTAGGCCCGGGCGATTCGCTCTATTTCGAAAGCCGCCGCTATCATTCCTGGCGCAACCGCCACGACGGCGAAACCGTGCTTCTCTGGATCAACACACCGCCGACATTCTGA